The proteins below come from a single Parageobacillus toebii NBRC 107807 genomic window:
- a CDS encoding gluconeogenesis factor YvcK family protein, with protein MSVKHQPKIVVIGGGTGLPVLLRGLKQYAIDITAIVTVADDGGSSGRLRDELDIPPPGDVRNVLAALSDVEPLIVELFQHRFKNGNGLSGHSLGNLILAALTSITGDFVKAIREMSKVLKVHGQVLPAANKSVVLHAEMEDGVIVSGESKIPYSGKRIKKVFLTPENIEPLPETIEAIRSADLIVIGPGSLYTSILPNLLVPKIGQEVCQAKAKKVYICNVMTQAGETLHYTVSDHVKALHDHMGCLFLDVVVVNNGHIPEEIQKRYAEELAEPVKDDSDRLIDLGIQVIRDNIVSYEDHVIRHDTKKVASLLISLITAPPSS; from the coding sequence ATGAGTGTGAAGCATCAGCCTAAGATTGTCGTTATCGGCGGCGGAACAGGGCTCCCTGTATTGTTGCGCGGCTTGAAGCAGTATGCCATTGATATTACGGCAATCGTTACTGTCGCTGATGATGGCGGCAGCTCAGGAAGATTGCGCGATGAACTAGACATTCCGCCACCGGGAGATGTGCGCAACGTATTGGCAGCGCTGTCAGATGTCGAGCCGCTTATTGTTGAATTGTTCCAACATCGATTTAAAAACGGCAACGGTCTATCAGGACATTCGTTAGGTAATTTAATTTTGGCAGCGTTGACGTCCATTACCGGCGATTTTGTCAAAGCCATCCGCGAGATGAGCAAAGTGCTGAAAGTGCACGGACAAGTATTGCCAGCGGCGAATAAAAGCGTCGTTCTTCATGCGGAAATGGAAGACGGCGTCATTGTTTCTGGAGAATCGAAAATTCCTTATTCCGGCAAAAGGATTAAAAAAGTATTTTTGACACCGGAAAATATTGAACCGCTTCCAGAAACGATTGAAGCGATTCGTTCTGCGGATTTGATCGTCATCGGTCCGGGAAGTTTATATACGAGTATTTTGCCAAATTTACTTGTGCCGAAAATCGGGCAAGAAGTTTGTCAAGCAAAAGCAAAAAAAGTGTATATATGTAATGTGATGACCCAAGCGGGTGAGACGCTGCACTACACGGTAAGCGACCATGTCAAAGCGCTCCATGACCATATGGGATGTTTATTTTTGGATGTTGTTGTTGTGAATAATGGTCATATTCCGGAAGAAATTCAAAAACGTTATGCAGAAGAGCTGGCGGAACCGGTGAAGGATGATAGCGACCGGCTCATCGATTTAGGAATTCAAGTGATTCGCGATAATATCGTCAGCTATGAAGATCACGTCATTCGTCACGATACGAAAAAAGTGGCATCGTTACTTATTTCGCTGATTACAGCACCTCCTTCCTCCTGA
- the rapZ gene encoding RNase adapter RapZ produces MSTGSANHIQMVIITGMSGAGKTVAIQSFEDLGFFCVDNLPPTLLPKFLELMKESGNKMNKVALVMDLRSRDFFDSLFTALDELAEQSWVTPQILFLDAKDSTLVARYKETRRTHPLAPNGLPLEGIRLERKLLEELKGRAQIIYDTSDLKPRELREKILQQFSSHTQQTFTVNVMSFGFKYGIPIDADLVFDVRFLPNPHYIDHMRPKTGLDEEVSSYVLKWSETQKFLEKLIDLLAFMLPHYKREGKSQLVIAIGCTGGQHRSVAIAEYIARYFSKDYKTHVSHRDMERRKEKHK; encoded by the coding sequence ATGAGCACAGGTTCGGCCAACCATATTCAAATGGTGATTATAACAGGGATGTCTGGCGCTGGAAAAACGGTCGCTATTCAGAGTTTTGAAGACTTAGGTTTTTTTTGTGTCGATAATTTGCCGCCGACGTTGCTCCCAAAATTTTTGGAGTTGATGAAAGAGTCGGGGAATAAAATGAATAAAGTGGCGTTAGTAATGGATTTGCGAAGCCGTGACTTTTTCGATAGTTTGTTTACCGCGCTAGACGAGTTGGCGGAGCAATCATGGGTGACGCCGCAGATTTTATTTTTAGATGCGAAAGATTCGACGCTTGTGGCGCGATATAAAGAAACGAGACGCACACACCCGCTTGCCCCAAATGGATTGCCGCTTGAAGGCATCCGTTTAGAGCGCAAATTGCTCGAAGAGTTAAAAGGGCGGGCGCAAATTATTTATGATACGTCTGATTTAAAGCCACGGGAGTTAAGGGAAAAAATTTTACAGCAATTTTCTTCTCACACGCAACAGACGTTTACCGTCAACGTGATGTCGTTTGGCTTTAAATACGGCATTCCGATTGACGCTGATTTAGTTTTTGATGTCCGCTTTTTGCCAAATCCTCATTATATTGACCATATGCGGCCGAAAACAGGGTTGGATGAAGAAGTTTCCTCCTATGTGTTAAAGTGGAGTGAAACGCAGAAATTTCTTGAGAAACTAATTGATTTATTAGCCTTTATGCTCCCTCATTATAAGCGAGAAGGGAAAAGCCAGCTTGTGATCGCCATCGGCTGTACAGGGGGTCAGCACCGGTCGGTTGCCATTGCCGAATATATTGCCCGTTATTTTTCGAAAGATTATAAAACCCATGTGTCCCACCGTGACATGGAGAGGAGAAAGGAAAAGCATAAATGA
- a CDS encoding 8-oxo-dGTP diphosphatase has product MQRVTNCVLLKDGKVLLLQKPKRGWWVAPGGKMEQGESIREACIREYREETGIYLKNPKLKGIFTMVIKEQEQIVSEWMMFTFFAEQFDGENVPYSEEGKLEWHPMETIHQLPMAPGDYHILDYALKGSDIMYGTFIYTKDFELLSYRLDPS; this is encoded by the coding sequence TTGCAACGCGTGACGAATTGCGTTTTACTAAAAGATGGAAAAGTATTATTATTGCAAAAGCCGAAGCGGGGTTGGTGGGTTGCCCCGGGAGGAAAGATGGAACAAGGAGAATCCATCCGCGAAGCGTGCATTCGCGAATATCGCGAGGAAACAGGGATTTACTTAAAAAACCCAAAGCTCAAAGGAATTTTTACGATGGTCATCAAAGAACAAGAACAAATCGTTTCTGAATGGATGATGTTTACTTTTTTTGCCGAACAATTTGACGGAGAAAATGTTCCATATTCCGAAGAAGGAAAGTTGGAATGGCATCCGATGGAAACAATCCATCAGCTTCCGATGGCACCAGGTGATTACCATATTTTAGATTACGCGCTAAAAGGATCAGACATTATGTACGGGACGTTTATATATACGAAAGATTTTGAGCTGCTTTCCTATCGGTTAGATCCCAGTTAA
- the trxB gene encoding thioredoxin-disulfide reductase, giving the protein MSEEKIYDVIIAGAGPAGMTAAVYTSRANLSTLMIERGVPGGQMVNTEDVENYPGYENILGPELATKMFEHAKKFGAEYAYGEVKEIIDGEAYKTVIVGDKQYKARAVIIATGAEYKKLGVPGEAEFSGRGVSYCAVCDGAFFKGKNLVVVGGGDSAVEEGIYLTRFANKVTIVHRRDQLRAQKILQDRAFANEKIDFIWNHTVKQINGKDGKVNSVTLVHTQTGEEREFPCDGVFIYIGMLPLSKPFESLGITNENGYIETNELMETKVPGIFAAGDVREKSLRQIVTATGDGSIAAQSAQHYVEELKEKLNIK; this is encoded by the coding sequence GTGTCAGAGGAAAAAATTTACGACGTCATTATCGCGGGAGCCGGACCAGCAGGGATGACTGCCGCTGTCTATACATCTCGCGCCAATTTATCTACATTAATGATTGAGCGTGGTGTACCAGGAGGACAAATGGTAAATACAGAAGACGTGGAAAATTATCCTGGATATGAGAATATTTTAGGTCCAGAATTGGCGACAAAAATGTTTGAACATGCAAAGAAATTTGGTGCGGAATATGCATACGGCGAAGTAAAAGAAATTATTGACGGCGAAGCATATAAAACAGTGATTGTCGGCGATAAACAATACAAAGCACGCGCTGTCATTATTGCAACTGGTGCGGAGTATAAAAAACTCGGTGTACCTGGTGAAGCGGAATTTAGCGGCCGCGGTGTTTCTTATTGCGCTGTCTGTGACGGGGCGTTCTTTAAAGGAAAAAATCTCGTTGTCGTTGGTGGCGGGGACTCCGCGGTAGAAGAAGGGATCTATTTAACTCGCTTTGCTAATAAGGTAACGATCGTTCATCGCCGTGACCAATTACGTGCGCAAAAAATTTTGCAAGACCGCGCATTTGCCAATGAAAAAATTGATTTTATTTGGAACCATACCGTAAAACAAATTAATGGAAAAGATGGGAAAGTAAACAGCGTGACACTTGTTCATACGCAAACGGGAGAGGAACGGGAATTTCCGTGCGATGGCGTGTTTATTTATATCGGCATGCTTCCGCTTTCGAAGCCATTTGAGAGCCTTGGCATTACGAACGAAAACGGATATATCGAAACGAATGAGCTTATGGAAACAAAAGTGCCGGGTATTTTTGCGGCAGGAGACGTCCGCGAAAAATCATTACGGCAAATCGTTACAGCAACGGGGGACGGAAGCATTGCAGCGCAAAGCGCACAACATTATGTGGAAGAGTTAAAGGAAAAATTAAACATAAAGTAA
- a CDS encoding tetratricopeptide repeat protein produces MEKQLKSKQQKSKIIPFIQNGEYYFKKGMQAYQQRDLYKAKKYFERAVQYDKNDATFVLQLASVLAELGEYQASNQWLFKIVHELDETMYECFYFLANNFAHLGLFREAMKYAEMYLACDPNGHFVEDTEDLIELLKIDQEDENSDEQDDLIVLQERARFLLEKEEFPEAIRLLETIIANYPEFWSAYNNLALAYFYNGNVQKAQEIVEQVLERNPGNLHALCNLLVFYYYLRNEQQVKRLSDKLACVYPFFIEHRYKLGATFALVGRFDLAFKWLYHLYKMGYDGDDAFYYWLTYVAYYTGREELAKNVWEKVIKVNPDKRGEEPWTFSSLSVDHELRSIIRWFNQTNIAEMLYGLYLLSQSPYKNDPALSIAIRCYLTDHPLLSQFADYFLFHMTETSPSYVINSHIIINELSMKNDQIDENMYISWFSVVVNALPTKERFSNHSAWAAAMEYVWRQQQGQRVTQKWIADKYHISLSTVKKYVKKVKELLS; encoded by the coding sequence ATGGAAAAGCAACTAAAGTCAAAGCAGCAAAAATCGAAAATTATTCCATTTATCCAAAACGGTGAATACTATTTCAAAAAAGGAATGCAAGCGTATCAACAACGCGATTTATATAAAGCAAAAAAATATTTTGAACGAGCCGTTCAATATGATAAAAACGATGCTACATTTGTATTGCAGCTTGCCTCCGTGCTTGCGGAGTTAGGAGAATATCAGGCTTCGAATCAATGGTTATTCAAGATTGTCCATGAATTAGATGAAACGATGTATGAATGTTTTTATTTTTTAGCAAACAACTTTGCTCATCTCGGATTATTCCGCGAGGCGATGAAGTATGCGGAAATGTATTTAGCTTGTGATCCAAATGGCCATTTTGTCGAAGATACAGAGGACTTAATAGAATTGTTAAAAATCGATCAAGAAGATGAAAACAGCGATGAGCAGGATGATTTAATTGTATTGCAGGAACGGGCGCGGTTTTTATTGGAAAAAGAGGAGTTTCCAGAAGCAATTCGCCTGCTGGAAACGATAATTGCGAACTATCCTGAATTTTGGTCAGCGTACAATAATTTGGCGCTCGCCTACTTTTACAACGGAAATGTGCAAAAGGCGCAAGAAATTGTCGAACAAGTGCTAGAGCGAAACCCAGGTAATTTACATGCGCTTTGCAATCTCCTTGTCTTTTATTATTATTTGCGCAATGAACAGCAAGTAAAACGTCTTTCTGACAAATTGGCATGCGTGTATCCGTTTTTTATCGAGCATCGCTATAAGCTTGGAGCGACATTCGCGCTTGTCGGCCGTTTCGACCTCGCTTTTAAATGGCTATATCATTTATATAAAATGGGCTATGATGGAGATGATGCCTTTTATTATTGGCTTACCTATGTAGCCTATTATACCGGCCGCGAAGAATTAGCGAAAAATGTTTGGGAGAAGGTAATAAAAGTAAATCCTGACAAACGCGGAGAGGAGCCGTGGACATTTTCCTCTCTATCTGTCGACCATGAACTTCGGAGCATTATTCGTTGGTTTAACCAAACGAATATAGCAGAAATGTTATATGGACTTTATTTGCTTAGTCAATCGCCGTACAAAAATGATCCCGCGCTTTCCATTGCGATTCGTTGTTATTTGACTGATCATCCGCTCCTTAGTCAATTTGCCGATTATTTTCTATTTCATATGACAGAAACGTCTCCTTCATATGTCATCAATAGCCATATCATTATCAATGAGTTATCGATGAAAAATGATCAGATCGATGAAAACATGTATATTTCATGGTTTTCCGTCGTTGTAAACGCATTGCCGACAAAAGAGCGATTTTCTAACCATTCTGCTTGGGCGGCGGCGATGGAGTATGTATGGCGGCAGCAGCAAGGGCAACGTGTAACACAAAAATGGATTGCGGATAAGTATCATATTTCATTATCAACGGTGAAAAAATATGTAAAGAAAGTGAAAGAGCTGTTATCGTGA
- the hisIE gene encoding bifunctional phosphoribosyl-AMP cyclohydrolase/phosphoribosyl-ATP diphosphatase HisIE yields the protein MNLANIRFDEKGLVPAIVQDAQSKEVLMLAYMNEESLKKSLETGETWFYSRSRGELWHKGATSGNTQRIVEMRYDCDSDALLVLVEPAGPACHTGSYSCFSNRINGEKYEASPNRFAIINTLEEIIAKRDAERPEGAYTTYLLEKGVDKILKKVGEEAAEVIIAAKNRSHDELKWEVADLLYHLLVLLREQKLPLDAVLEVLTKRHSAKQ from the coding sequence ATGAACCTCGCAAACATCCGATTTGACGAAAAAGGTCTCGTTCCGGCAATTGTCCAAGACGCGCAAAGCAAAGAAGTGTTGATGCTTGCCTATATGAATGAAGAATCGCTAAAAAAATCGCTCGAAACAGGCGAAACATGGTTTTACAGCCGCTCGCGCGGGGAACTTTGGCATAAAGGCGCAACTTCCGGCAATACGCAGCGCATTGTCGAGATGCGTTATGATTGTGACAGTGACGCGCTTTTGGTGCTTGTCGAGCCAGCCGGACCAGCTTGCCATACGGGAAGCTATTCGTGTTTTTCGAACCGTATTAATGGAGAAAAATACGAAGCTTCGCCAAACCGATTTGCGATTATTAACACGTTAGAGGAGATCATCGCGAAACGGGATGCGGAACGTCCTGAAGGAGCGTATACAACGTATTTATTGGAAAAAGGCGTGGATAAAATTTTAAAGAAAGTCGGTGAGGAAGCGGCCGAAGTTATTATTGCCGCGAAAAATCGTAGCCATGACGAATTGAAATGGGAAGTCGCCGATTTATTGTATCATTTACTTGTGCTGCTAAGGGAACAAAAACTTCCGCTTGATGCGGTGTTGGAAGTGCTAACTAAGCGGCATAGCGCTAAGCAGTGA
- the hisF gene encoding imidazole glycerol phosphate synthase subunit HisF: MITKRIIPCLDVKDGRVVKGVQFVQLRDAGDPVELAKFYDEQGADELVFLDISASHEGRKTMVEVVEKVAAQLAIPFTVGGGINSLDDMKTILRAGADKVSLNTAAVRNPNLITEGADFFGSQCIVVAIDAKYDETIGSWRVYTHGGRNATDLEVVEWAKEAVRRGAGEILLTSMDCDGEKNGFDIALTRTVSEAVSVPVIASGGAGNAKHFLEVFEKGKADAALAASIFHYKETSVKEVKAYLKERGVNIR, from the coding sequence ATGATTACGAAGCGCATTATTCCTTGTTTGGATGTGAAAGATGGACGCGTCGTGAAAGGAGTGCAGTTTGTTCAACTTCGTGATGCCGGCGATCCGGTCGAACTGGCGAAGTTTTACGATGAACAAGGAGCGGACGAGCTTGTCTTTTTAGATATTTCCGCCTCTCACGAAGGGCGGAAAACGATGGTGGAAGTCGTCGAGAAAGTCGCCGCACAGCTGGCGATTCCGTTTACGGTCGGCGGCGGGATTAATTCGTTGGATGATATGAAAACGATCTTGCGCGCCGGTGCGGATAAAGTGTCGCTCAATACAGCCGCTGTTCGCAACCCGAACCTCATTACGGAAGGAGCGGACTTTTTTGGATCGCAATGCATCGTCGTTGCGATTGACGCGAAATATGACGAAACGATTGGCTCGTGGCGTGTGTATACGCACGGCGGGAGAAACGCGACGGACTTGGAAGTGGTCGAATGGGCAAAAGAGGCGGTCCGACGCGGCGCGGGGGAAATTTTATTGACAAGCATGGATTGCGATGGTGAAAAAAATGGTTTTGATATTGCGTTAACGAGAACGGTAAGCGAAGCGGTTTCCGTTCCGGTCATTGCTTCGGGCGGAGCCGGCAACGCGAAACATTTCCTTGAAGTGTTTGAAAAAGGGAAAGCAGATGCGGCGCTTGCGGCTTCGATTTTTCATTATAAAGAAACATCGGTGAAAGAAGTAAAAGCGTATTTAAAAGAAAGAGGGGTAAACATCCGATGA
- the hisA gene encoding 1-(5-phosphoribosyl)-5-[(5-phosphoribosylamino)methylideneamino]imidazole-4-carboxamide isomerase, translating to MAAFTIYPAIDMRGGKCVRLLQGDYNKETVYGDSPVEMAAFFAEQGAEWIHMVDLDGAKEGKRINDQFVVEVAKQLPVKVQIGGGIRTEDDIVYYLENGVARVILGSAAIADPPFVKEMLKKYGERIAIGIDAKNGFVATEGWLNTSNVKATDLGKELAEAGAQTFIFTDIATDGMLSGPNIQAVVEMARATEKHVIASGGVSSLEDLVSLQTYADAGVIGAIVGKALYTKKFTIAEALKVVQGE from the coding sequence ATGGCGGCATTTACGATTTATCCGGCGATTGATATGCGCGGCGGCAAATGCGTCCGCCTTTTGCAAGGGGATTATAATAAAGAAACGGTATATGGCGATTCACCGGTCGAAATGGCCGCTTTCTTCGCTGAACAAGGAGCCGAATGGATTCATATGGTCGACCTTGACGGCGCGAAAGAAGGAAAACGCATAAACGACCAGTTCGTCGTCGAAGTGGCGAAACAGCTGCCGGTGAAAGTGCAAATTGGCGGCGGCATTCGCACGGAAGACGATATCGTGTATTATTTAGAAAACGGTGTGGCACGCGTCATTTTAGGAAGCGCTGCTATCGCCGATCCGCCGTTTGTAAAAGAAATGCTGAAAAAATACGGAGAGCGCATCGCCATTGGTATTGATGCGAAAAATGGATTTGTCGCGACGGAAGGATGGTTGAACACATCGAATGTCAAAGCAACCGACCTTGGTAAAGAGCTAGCAGAAGCTGGGGCGCAAACGTTTATTTTTACGGATATCGCAACGGACGGAATGTTGTCAGGTCCAAATATTCAAGCGGTCGTGGAAATGGCGCGCGCAACTGAAAAACATGTCATCGCATCAGGTGGCGTCAGCTCTCTGGAGGATTTGGTGTCGCTCCAAACATATGCCGATGCCGGCGTGATTGGCGCGATTGTCGGCAAAGCGCTCTATACGAAGAAATTCACGATCGCGGAAGCGCTGAAGGTGGTGCAAGGTGAATGA
- the hisH gene encoding imidazole glycerol phosphate synthase subunit HisH gives MIGIIDYGMGNLYSVSKALERLSYEYIISDDPKELKNAKGLILPGVGSFKDAMHILRETGLAKFVCEAVNEGTPLLGICLGMQLLFEESEENGLTEGLGLLSGRVVRIPGMTANGNRYKVPHMGWNRLVFRHPSPLLQNVEEGHVYFVHSYYVVTDDGDVVLASSFYNVEVPAVVGKGNVYGTQFHPEKSGEIGMKILQNYAAIAEGKGSM, from the coding sequence ATGATTGGCATTATTGATTATGGAATGGGCAACTTATACAGCGTCAGCAAAGCGTTAGAGCGATTGAGCTATGAGTACATTATTTCCGATGATCCAAAGGAATTGAAAAACGCGAAGGGGCTCATTTTGCCGGGGGTCGGTTCGTTTAAAGACGCGATGCATATTTTGCGGGAAACAGGGCTTGCCAAGTTTGTTTGCGAAGCGGTAAATGAAGGCACTCCACTCCTTGGCATTTGTCTTGGCATGCAGCTATTGTTTGAAGAAAGCGAGGAAAACGGGTTAACAGAAGGATTGGGGCTGCTTAGCGGCCGTGTCGTCCGCATTCCCGGCATGACGGCAAACGGAAATCGGTATAAAGTGCCGCATATGGGCTGGAACCGTCTCGTTTTCCGTCATCCCTCTCCGTTATTGCAAAACGTGGAAGAAGGACACGTTTATTTCGTCCATTCGTACTATGTGGTGACCGATGATGGCGATGTCGTGCTTGCAAGCAGTTTTTACAATGTGGAGGTGCCCGCTGTCGTTGGAAAAGGAAACGTGTATGGGACACAGTTTCATCCGGAAAAAAGCGGCGAGATCGGCATGAAAATTTTGCAAAACTACGCGGCGATCGCCGAAGGAAAGGGGAGTATGTGA
- the hisB gene encoding imidazoleglycerol-phosphate dehydratase HisB, which yields MVRHASISRTTKETDIQLQFVIDGEGKAELDTGVPFLTHMLDLFTKHGQFNLTVTAKGDTEVDDHHTTEDIGICLGQALREALGDKKGIKRYGNAFVPMDEALAQVVVDLSNRPHFEFRGEFPSEKVGTFDVELVHEFLWKLALEARMNLHVIVHYGRNTHHMIEAVFKALGRALDEATMIDPRVKGVPSTKGML from the coding sequence ATGGTAAGGCATGCATCGATTTCGAGAACGACAAAGGAAACGGATATTCAGCTGCAGTTTGTCATTGACGGGGAAGGAAAAGCGGAGCTGGATACCGGCGTGCCGTTTTTAACGCATATGCTCGATTTGTTTACAAAGCACGGCCAATTTAATTTAACGGTCACCGCCAAAGGTGATACGGAGGTGGATGATCACCATACGACCGAAGATATCGGGATTTGTCTTGGTCAGGCGCTGCGGGAGGCGCTCGGCGATAAAAAAGGAATAAAACGTTACGGAAACGCGTTTGTGCCGATGGATGAAGCGCTCGCCCAAGTCGTCGTCGATTTAAGCAACCGTCCGCATTTTGAGTTTCGCGGAGAGTTTCCAAGCGAAAAAGTCGGAACGTTTGATGTCGAGCTTGTCCATGAATTTTTATGGAAATTGGCACTTGAAGCGCGCATGAATTTGCACGTCATCGTCCATTACGGGCGCAACACGCATCATATGATTGAAGCGGTGTTTAAAGCGTTAGGGCGCGCGCTCGATGAAGCAACGATGATCGACCCACGCGTCAAAGGCGTTCCATCAACGAAAGGGATGTTGTAA
- the hisD gene encoding histidinol dehydrogenase — protein MKIERVTNRVSLRRTIESGTEEQRSKVLEIIADVRARGDEALKSYTEKFDGVRLDSLRVTDEEIERAYQNVSAEVLRIIQEAAENIRDYHERQKRESWIMTKEDGTMLGQKITPLDAVGLYVPGGTAAYPSSVLMNVIPAQVAGVKRIVITSPPNKDGTLPAGVLVAANELGVKEIYKVGGAQAIAALAYGTETIRPVDKIFGPGNIYVALAKREVFGQVAIDMIAGPSEIVVLADETAKANEIAADLLSQAEHDERASAILVTPSMKLALAVAREVEKQLETLPRKAIAAASLENYGAIYVTETLAEAVEVVNELAPEHLEVMTAEPMQLLGQIRHAGAIFLGRFSSEPVGDYFAGPNHVLPTNGTARFSSGLSVDEFVKKSSIIFYSEPTLKQNAEKIAAFARLEGLEAHARAVEERFKK, from the coding sequence GTGAAAATCGAACGAGTGACAAACCGTGTATCATTGCGCCGTACGATTGAATCAGGGACGGAAGAACAGCGCAGTAAGGTTCTGGAGATTATTGCCGATGTGCGCGCTCGCGGTGATGAAGCGCTAAAAAGTTATACAGAAAAATTCGATGGCGTCCGCCTTGATTCGCTGCGCGTGACAGACGAAGAAATAGAAAGGGCGTATCAGAACGTAAGCGCAGAAGTGCTTCGGATCATCCAAGAGGCGGCGGAAAACATTCGCGATTATCATGAGCGTCAAAAGAGAGAGTCATGGATCATGACAAAAGAAGACGGCACGATGCTTGGTCAGAAAATAACGCCGCTTGATGCGGTTGGATTGTACGTTCCAGGAGGGACAGCCGCCTACCCGTCATCGGTGCTTATGAATGTCATTCCTGCCCAAGTGGCAGGGGTCAAACGAATTGTGATCACATCTCCGCCAAATAAAGACGGAACGCTTCCGGCCGGCGTGTTAGTGGCAGCGAACGAATTAGGAGTGAAAGAAATATATAAAGTCGGCGGTGCGCAGGCGATTGCCGCGCTTGCGTACGGAACGGAGACGATTCGTCCGGTCGATAAAATTTTCGGGCCAGGCAACATTTACGTGGCGCTCGCGAAACGCGAAGTGTTCGGGCAAGTCGCGATTGATATGATTGCCGGACCGAGCGAAATCGTCGTGTTGGCGGATGAAACGGCAAAGGCGAACGAAATTGCCGCTGATTTGTTGTCACAAGCCGAGCATGATGAGCGCGCTTCCGCGATTCTCGTCACTCCATCGATGAAATTGGCGCTTGCAGTCGCACGCGAGGTCGAAAAACAGCTGGAGACGCTACCGCGCAAAGCGATTGCCGCTGCATCGCTCGAGAACTACGGAGCCATTTACGTCACAGAAACGCTTGCGGAAGCGGTCGAAGTTGTGAATGAATTAGCACCGGAGCATTTGGAAGTAATGACAGCCGAACCGATGCAACTCCTTGGTCAAATCCGCCATGCGGGAGCGATTTTTTTAGGGCGCTTCAGCTCGGAGCCGGTTGGCGATTACTTCGCCGGTCCAAACCATGTGCTGCCGACGAATGGTACAGCCCGGTTTTCGAGCGGATTAAGCGTGGATGAATTTGTGAAAAAATCGAGCATCATTTTTTATAGCGAACCGACGCTAAAGCAAAACGCGGAAAAAATCGCGGCGTTTGCCAGACTTGAAGGGCTTGAAGCACATGCGCGCGCCGTTGAAGAACGTTTTAAAAAATAA
- the hisG gene encoding ATP phosphoribosyltransferase has product MLTIAMPKGRIFDEALELLRKADYTLPPEFAESRKLMIEVPEENMRFILAKPMDVVTYVEHGVADLGIAGKDVMMEEERDVYELLDLKISKCHLAVAGLPGVRMNQIAPRVATKYPNIASSYFREQGEQVEIIRLNGSIELAPLIGLADRIVDIVSTGRTLKENGLVELEKIADVTSRLIVNPVSYRMKDEAVDELVHRLSEVIPQ; this is encoded by the coding sequence ATGCTGACGATTGCGATGCCGAAAGGGAGAATTTTCGACGAAGCGCTCGAACTGCTTCGGAAAGCGGATTATACGCTCCCTCCGGAATTTGCCGAGTCAAGAAAACTAATGATTGAAGTTCCGGAAGAAAACATGCGCTTTATTCTCGCCAAGCCGATGGACGTCGTCACCTATGTGGAACATGGGGTGGCCGATTTAGGCATTGCCGGCAAGGACGTCATGATGGAAGAAGAGCGCGATGTGTACGAGCTGTTAGATTTAAAGATTAGCAAATGTCATTTAGCGGTGGCAGGATTGCCGGGTGTGCGCATGAATCAAATCGCGCCGCGCGTAGCGACGAAATACCCAAATATCGCCTCTAGCTATTTTCGCGAACAAGGCGAGCAAGTCGAAATTATTCGGTTGAATGGCTCCATTGAGCTTGCTCCGCTCATTGGGCTTGCCGACCGTATCGTCGATATAGTCTCAACCGGACGGACGCTGAAAGAAAACGGGCTGGTGGAATTGGAGAAAATCGCTGATGTCACATCGCGATTAATCGTCAACCCGGTCAGCTACCGCATGAAAGACGAAGCGGTTGATGAGCTAGTTCATCGTTTATCCGAAGTCATTCCGCAATGA